The Nocardia terpenica genome has a segment encoding these proteins:
- a CDS encoding putative protein N(5)-glutamine methyltransferase, protein MTTPDHDTLVTALRAAGCVFAEEEAALLTAAASSPTELEGLVAQRVSGVPLEHLLGWTEFRGLRVAVAPGVFVPRQRTGFLVEQAVALTAPGRDAVVLDLCCGSGALGLATVTELAGRGIRARLTASDIEPAAVACARRNLRALDARVLEGDLYSPLPPELAGRVDILLANTPYVPTEAIAAMPPEARDHEPRRALDGGPDGLDVFRRVTADAPAWLAPGGRLLVEASRAQVPIATDILADLGLVPTVAESDELDATVVIGTKPH, encoded by the coding sequence GTGACCACACCCGACCACGACACCCTGGTGACCGCGCTGCGCGCCGCCGGGTGCGTCTTCGCCGAGGAGGAGGCCGCGCTGCTCACCGCCGCGGCCTCCTCACCCACCGAGCTGGAAGGGCTGGTGGCGCAGCGGGTTTCCGGCGTGCCGCTGGAACATCTGCTGGGCTGGACCGAGTTTCGCGGCCTGCGGGTGGCGGTCGCGCCGGGGGTGTTCGTGCCGCGGCAGCGCACCGGATTCCTGGTCGAGCAGGCGGTGGCGCTCACCGCGCCCGGCCGGGATGCGGTGGTGCTGGATCTGTGCTGCGGCTCCGGGGCGCTCGGGCTGGCCACGGTGACCGAGCTGGCGGGCCGCGGGATTCGCGCCCGGCTCACCGCGAGCGATATCGAACCGGCCGCCGTCGCCTGCGCCCGCCGCAATCTGCGCGCGCTCGACGCCCGCGTGCTCGAGGGCGACCTGTATTCGCCGTTGCCGCCGGAACTGGCCGGACGCGTGGACATTCTGCTGGCCAACACGCCGTACGTGCCAACCGAGGCGATCGCGGCGATGCCGCCGGAGGCCCGCGACCACGAGCCGCGCCGCGCCCTGGACGGCGGCCCCGACGGGCTCGACGTGTTCCGCCGGGTGACCGCCGACGCCCCCGCCTGGCTGGCGCCCGGCGGTCGGCTGCTGGTCGAGGCGAGCCGCGCTCAGGTACCGATCGCCACCGACATCCTCGCGGACCTCGGGCTCGTGCCGACCGTGGCCGAATCCGATGAACTAGACGCGACGGTCGTCATCGGTACCAAGCCACACTGA
- a CDS encoding YdcF family protein: protein MKIARRFRYLVAAVSIAAAVAGPSAATASAAIGPAPLYNSAQSNFIDGNDAAGLADLHALLDQTPDDAQALALQAIWSDYVGDFITRETAFNRLSALDPAMAQGARNVLGAIGAAVGTLPNPLPALIGPQTGIVVLGYGLLPDGTMRPELVARLEAACRQAFIAPGSPVVVTGGNPQNGVPESAAMAGWLIGHGLPASRVLVEDRANSTVQNALFSTKMLRDAGATSAVVVTSPNHIRRAVGDFIVAGTRVVGATTSLDQLVSQLPPPSRAAQRGIYIDATRTFLLPAMR from the coding sequence GTGAAAATCGCAAGGCGTTTCAGATATCTGGTGGCGGCGGTCTCGATCGCCGCCGCCGTCGCCGGACCCTCGGCGGCCACCGCCTCGGCCGCCATCGGGCCCGCACCCCTGTACAACTCCGCCCAGTCCAACTTCATCGACGGTAACGACGCCGCCGGTCTGGCCGACCTGCACGCGCTGCTGGACCAGACCCCCGACGATGCCCAGGCCCTCGCGCTGCAGGCCATCTGGTCGGACTACGTCGGCGATTTCATCACCCGCGAGACGGCGTTCAACCGGCTCAGCGCGCTCGATCCCGCCATGGCGCAGGGGGCGCGAAACGTGCTGGGCGCCATCGGCGCCGCCGTGGGCACCCTGCCCAATCCGCTGCCCGCGCTCATCGGCCCGCAGACCGGCATCGTGGTGCTCGGCTACGGCCTGCTGCCCGACGGCACCATGCGCCCCGAACTGGTGGCCCGGCTCGAGGCCGCCTGCCGGCAGGCGTTCATCGCGCCCGGTTCCCCGGTCGTGGTCACCGGCGGGAATCCGCAGAACGGCGTGCCGGAGTCGGCGGCGATGGCGGGATGGCTGATCGGCCACGGCCTTCCGGCCTCCCGGGTGCTGGTGGAAGATCGCGCCAACTCGACCGTGCAGAACGCCCTGTTCAGCACGAAGATGCTGCGCGACGCGGGCGCGACCAGCGCGGTCGTGGTCACCTCGCCCAACCACATCCGCCGCGCGGTGGGCGATTTCATCGTCGCCGGGACCCGGGTGGTGGGCGCGACGACCTCGCTCGATCAGCTGGTGTCGCAGCTGCCGCCGCCCAGCCGGGCCGCCCAGCGCGGCATCTATATCGACGCCACCCGCACCTTCCTGCTGCCCGCCATGCGATAA